A genomic window from Hippocampus zosterae strain Florida chromosome 13, ASM2543408v3, whole genome shotgun sequence includes:
- the LOC127613795 gene encoding transcription factor AP-4-like isoform X2, with product MEYFMMPTEKIPNLQQFKKTEKDVIGGLCSPETAQDQERRIRREIANSNERRRMQSINAGFQSLKTLLPHTDGEKLSKAAILQQTADYIFTLEQEKTQLLSQNNQLKRFIQEFSGSSPKRRRAEEKDEGIGSPDTLDEEKVEELRREMLELRQQLDRERSARMQLEEQVRSLDTQGHPDRLRVITQQVDEEHAQLQSQTLLRLQQIQAADRPPRSPKLETSPTPIASTHHPTVIVPAPTLTQQQHHHVTVVTMSSSLHNSTMSTSRQNLDTIVQAIHHIERTQERRASAEEEQRRAVIVSPAHVAMDTACSDTDTNTEGEDCSMN from the exons TCCAGAGACGGCACAAGACCAGGAGAGACGAATCCGACGCGAAATCGCCAACAGCAATGAGCGGCGGCGCATGCAAAGCATCAATGCGGGCTTCCAGTCCCTGAAAACTCTCCTGCCTCACACAGATGGGGAGAAACTAAGCAAG GCAGCCATCTTGCAACAGACAGCAGACTACATCTTCACCTTGGAGCAGGAAAAGACGCAGCTCCTGTCACAGAACAACCAGCTCAAACGCTTCATACAG GAGTTCAGCGGTTCCTCGCCCAAGAGGAGGCGAGCGGAGGAGAAGGATGAAGGCATCGGCTCTCCTGACACTCTGGATGAGGAAAAGGTGGAGGAGCTGAGGAGGGAAATGTTGGAGTTACGCCAGCAGCTGGACCGAGAACGCTCCGCTCGCATGCAGCTGGAGGAGCAG GTGCGCTCTCTGGACACCCAAGGGCACCCGGATCGCCTCAGGGTGATCACCCAGCAGGTGGACGAGGAGCATGCGCAGCTCCAGAGCCAGACACTGTTGCGGCTACAACAAATCCAAGCGGCAGACAGACCACCTCGTAGTCCAAAG TTGGAGACCTCCCCTACGCCCATCGCCTCAACCCACCACCCGACAGTCATCGTGCCAGCGCCGACACTAACCCAGCAACAACATCACCACGTCACCGTGGTAACCATGAGCTCGTCTCTCCACAACAGCACCATGTCTACGTCGAGACAAAACCTGGACACCATTGTGCAG GCTATCCATCACATCGAGCGCACTCAGGAGAGGAGAGCAAGCGCAGAGGAGGAGCAAAGACGAGCCGTCATTGTAAGCCCCGCCCATGTCGCCATGGACACAGCCTGCTCTGACACCGACACAAACACAGAGGGAGAGGACTGCTCAATGAACTGA
- the LOC127613795 gene encoding transcription factor AP-4-like isoform X1 encodes MEYFMMPTEKIPNLQQFKKTEKDVIGGLCSLANIPFSPETAQDQERRIRREIANSNERRRMQSINAGFQSLKTLLPHTDGEKLSKAAILQQTADYIFTLEQEKTQLLSQNNQLKRFIQEFSGSSPKRRRAEEKDEGIGSPDTLDEEKVEELRREMLELRQQLDRERSARMQLEEQVRSLDTQGHPDRLRVITQQVDEEHAQLQSQTLLRLQQIQAADRPPRSPKLETSPTPIASTHHPTVIVPAPTLTQQQHHHVTVVTMSSSLHNSTMSTSRQNLDTIVQAIHHIERTQERRASAEEEQRRAVIVSPAHVAMDTACSDTDTNTEGEDCSMN; translated from the exons TCTGGCCAACATTCCCTTCAGTCCAGAGACGGCACAAGACCAGGAGAGACGAATCCGACGCGAAATCGCCAACAGCAATGAGCGGCGGCGCATGCAAAGCATCAATGCGGGCTTCCAGTCCCTGAAAACTCTCCTGCCTCACACAGATGGGGAGAAACTAAGCAAG GCAGCCATCTTGCAACAGACAGCAGACTACATCTTCACCTTGGAGCAGGAAAAGACGCAGCTCCTGTCACAGAACAACCAGCTCAAACGCTTCATACAG GAGTTCAGCGGTTCCTCGCCCAAGAGGAGGCGAGCGGAGGAGAAGGATGAAGGCATCGGCTCTCCTGACACTCTGGATGAGGAAAAGGTGGAGGAGCTGAGGAGGGAAATGTTGGAGTTACGCCAGCAGCTGGACCGAGAACGCTCCGCTCGCATGCAGCTGGAGGAGCAG GTGCGCTCTCTGGACACCCAAGGGCACCCGGATCGCCTCAGGGTGATCACCCAGCAGGTGGACGAGGAGCATGCGCAGCTCCAGAGCCAGACACTGTTGCGGCTACAACAAATCCAAGCGGCAGACAGACCACCTCGTAGTCCAAAG TTGGAGACCTCCCCTACGCCCATCGCCTCAACCCACCACCCGACAGTCATCGTGCCAGCGCCGACACTAACCCAGCAACAACATCACCACGTCACCGTGGTAACCATGAGCTCGTCTCTCCACAACAGCACCATGTCTACGTCGAGACAAAACCTGGACACCATTGTGCAG GCTATCCATCACATCGAGCGCACTCAGGAGAGGAGAGCAAGCGCAGAGGAGGAGCAAAGACGAGCCGTCATTGTAAGCCCCGCCCATGTCGCCATGGACACAGCCTGCTCTGACACCGACACAAACACAGAGGGAGAGGACTGCTCAATGAACTGA